The following are encoded together in the Salinibacterium sp. UTAS2018 genome:
- a CDS encoding DUF368 domain-containing protein produces the protein MTRVHPVIRTVGDALRGMLIGFAEIVPGVSGGTIALLVGVYDSLIDGAGHLARGVALTIADGIRGRGLSRAAAHFRSVRWNVVLPIGIGMLLAIVLGAALLAPLIEQFPTGTRAVSAGLIAASLIVPARMVGGRWTFREILIGLLAASVAVALTSLPKAADADPALIIVSLAAALAVCALVLPGVSGSYLLLILGMYAPTLAAVNDRNLGYLGAFAIGAIIGLGLFVSALQWLLKNRRRVTLVIMTGLMLGSLRALWPWQTEEGEVLAPEADFGIVLLLIAIGAAVVLGIIAAEAALTKRRMLSPEIVADPEPHDA, from the coding sequence ATGACCCGAGTACACCCCGTCATTCGCACCGTCGGTGATGCCTTGCGTGGCATGCTCATCGGCTTCGCGGAGATCGTCCCCGGCGTCAGTGGCGGCACCATTGCACTGCTCGTCGGCGTCTACGACTCCCTCATTGACGGAGCCGGGCACCTCGCTCGCGGTGTGGCGCTCACGATTGCTGACGGCATCCGGGGTCGCGGCCTCTCTCGCGCTGCCGCCCACTTTCGTTCGGTGCGCTGGAATGTCGTTCTGCCCATCGGTATCGGGATGCTGCTCGCCATCGTTCTGGGCGCCGCCCTCCTTGCGCCGCTCATCGAGCAGTTCCCCACCGGAACCCGAGCGGTCTCCGCCGGCCTCATCGCGGCGTCGCTCATCGTGCCGGCACGCATGGTCGGAGGGCGTTGGACGTTCCGCGAAATCCTCATCGGCCTCCTCGCTGCCAGCGTTGCCGTCGCCCTCACGAGCTTGCCGAAAGCGGCGGATGCCGACCCAGCGCTGATCATCGTCTCTCTCGCAGCCGCGCTAGCGGTCTGCGCTCTCGTGCTGCCCGGAGTCTCCGGCTCCTACCTGCTGCTGATCCTCGGCATGTACGCCCCGACCCTCGCCGCCGTCAACGACCGCAACCTCGGCTACCTCGGCGCCTTCGCGATCGGAGCCATCATCGGCCTCGGCCTCTTCGTCTCCGCCCTGCAATGGCTACTCAAAAACCGCCGCCGCGTCACCCTCGTCATCATGACGGGCCTCATGCTCGGCTCGCTCCGCGCCCTCTGGCCCTGGCAAACCGAGGAAGGCGAAGTCTTGGCCCCCGAAGCCGACTTCGGAATCGTGCTGCTACTCATCGCCATCGGTGCCGCGGTCGTGCTGGGCATCATCGCCGCAGAAGCAGCCCTCACGAAGCGGCGGATGCTCTCGCCCGAGATCGTCGCCGATCCCGAGCCGCACGACGCCTAG
- a CDS encoding DUF2207 domain-containing protein: MNTLLIIIAVIAVALLLTGGLVQSLNFLLWVGIVLAVIAVIVFLARKLTGGKV; the protein is encoded by the coding sequence ATGAACACTCTTCTCATCATCATCGCCGTCATCGCCGTTGCACTGCTCCTCACCGGAGGACTAGTGCAGTCCCTCAACTTCCTCCTCTGGGTAGGAATTGTGCTGGCCGTTATCGCCGTCATCGTCTTCCTCGCTCGCAAGCTCACCGGCGGCAAGGTCTAA
- a CDS encoding aromatic acid exporter family protein, with the protein MRRPKLLKRLTIDASRLQPIKQRLQPVTQRLQPVTQTAGRMRSDITRTRMLQAAKTGLAVAIAWTVAPYLPGVADNYPYYAPLGAIVAMYPTLMGSLKNAAQTLGSLAIAIVLAGAVIIFSSPSVLTMALAVGVGALIAATGWFGANREYIPVTVLFVLIIGGPDADDYSLGYLEQATLGIVVGLLVNLLIFPALTHNAVDQQLSNFRAVLSDHLAEIAEALAESWPPERDGWASGKDSLVVVSGEVRQAVLLADESRKANPRARRYRRDLKADYNDLAALETVTFHVRDITDVLTGAVWGTPIKVQLRPEMRPALSAALAAVASALRDWDTLEHREESHALATDALADLTAELDARKADANATALGASAAISMDIARILAALHARLERAEEAEVAEEAEEAEVAEQGDDSRG; encoded by the coding sequence ATGAGGCGTCCGAAGCTGCTGAAGCGCCTCACCATCGACGCCAGCAGACTGCAGCCGATCAAGCAGCGTTTGCAACCGGTGACGCAGCGTTTACAACCCGTGACGCAGACGGCGGGGCGGATGCGGTCAGACATCACCCGAACCCGGATGCTGCAGGCCGCCAAAACAGGGCTGGCCGTGGCGATCGCGTGGACGGTCGCGCCCTACCTGCCCGGCGTCGCCGACAACTACCCGTACTACGCGCCCCTCGGCGCCATCGTCGCGATGTATCCCACGCTCATGGGTTCACTCAAGAACGCGGCGCAAACCTTGGGAAGTCTCGCGATCGCGATCGTGCTCGCTGGTGCTGTCATTATCTTCAGCTCGCCGTCAGTGCTCACGATGGCGCTAGCCGTTGGTGTCGGAGCGCTGATCGCGGCCACGGGCTGGTTCGGTGCGAACCGGGAATACATTCCCGTCACTGTTCTTTTCGTGCTCATCATTGGCGGGCCGGATGCCGATGACTACTCGCTCGGCTACCTTGAGCAGGCGACGCTCGGCATCGTCGTCGGGTTGCTCGTTAACCTCCTCATTTTTCCCGCGCTCACCCACAACGCGGTCGACCAGCAATTGTCGAACTTTCGTGCGGTGCTCTCTGATCACCTCGCCGAAATCGCTGAGGCCTTGGCCGAGAGCTGGCCGCCCGAGCGTGACGGGTGGGCATCGGGCAAAGACTCGCTCGTCGTGGTCTCAGGCGAGGTCCGGCAAGCGGTGCTCTTGGCCGATGAGAGCCGTAAGGCAAACCCGCGTGCCCGCCGCTATCGTCGCGATCTGAAAGCGGACTACAACGATCTGGCCGCTCTCGAAACGGTCACATTCCACGTTCGCGACATCACGGATGTACTCACCGGCGCAGTCTGGGGAACACCGATCAAGGTGCAACTTCGTCCTGAAATGCGTCCGGCGCTAAGCGCAGCACTCGCTGCCGTGGCCTCGGCGCTGCGCGACTGGGACACTCTCGAGCACCGCGAAGAATCACACGCTCTCGCAACAGATGCGCTTGCCGATTTGACGGCCGAACTGGATGCCCGCAAAGCTGACGCGAATGCGACAGCCCTGGGGGCCTCGGCAGCAATTTCGATGGACATCGCCAGAATTCTTGCGGCGCTGCACGCCCGACTTGAGCGCGCCGAGGAAGCGGAAGTGGCCGAAGAAGCGGAAGAGGCGGAAGTGGCGGAGCAGGGTGACGACTCCCGCGGTTAG
- a CDS encoding tyrosine-protein phosphatase has product MTTLEWDGYLNARDLGGFPTALSSTGETRFGRIARGPRRERLTETGWQDARAWGLASIVDLRCAHEVGQGEGDHVIADDVFEGIAIVNSPTEDQNDPEFWEACAPILDSPEYWAHNWQMQPQLVRGALDSIASSAPGTLVHCSAGRDRTGMISALILGNAGVDPHAVGEDYATSVHAMAHITTHAPGAELDEARSPAEVDEWMIDKLPIVHDTAARAHEIFDLLEVSIATRAALRRLLIAE; this is encoded by the coding sequence ATGACAACACTGGAGTGGGACGGCTATCTCAACGCTCGAGACCTCGGCGGTTTCCCTACCGCCCTCTCCAGCACCGGCGAGACACGATTCGGGCGCATTGCCCGCGGGCCGCGACGGGAACGCCTGACCGAAACTGGCTGGCAGGATGCCCGGGCGTGGGGCCTGGCCTCCATCGTCGATCTTCGCTGTGCTCACGAGGTGGGGCAAGGCGAGGGCGATCACGTGATAGCCGACGATGTCTTTGAGGGCATCGCGATCGTCAACTCCCCCACCGAAGATCAGAACGATCCTGAGTTCTGGGAAGCGTGCGCTCCCATCCTCGACTCGCCCGAATACTGGGCCCACAACTGGCAGATGCAGCCCCAACTCGTGCGTGGTGCTCTCGATTCAATCGCCAGCTCAGCACCGGGCACGCTCGTGCACTGCAGCGCCGGCCGCGACCGTACTGGGATGATCAGCGCCCTTATCTTGGGTAACGCTGGTGTCGATCCCCACGCGGTTGGCGAAGACTACGCGACCTCTGTGCACGCGATGGCGCACATCACCACCCACGCCCCGGGCGCCGAACTTGACGAAGCGCGATCGCCCGCTGAAGTGGACGAATGGATGATCGACAAACTCCCGATCGTTCACGACACCGCCGCGCGCGCTCACGAGATCTTTGACCTGCTCGAGGTGTCGATCGCTACCCGCGCCGCACTGCGCAGGCTCCTCATCGCTGAGTAG
- a CDS encoding threonine/serine exporter ThrE family protein — MSKGKDSRMRAYRQRLGRSLVAMAGGALRTNNAPTQLLSMPGHEPQLSQRHARSVIDLCLRAGEAMLATGASAADVVATVLRLSTAYGVSGMHVDITFTSLTVSIHRGMNEDPMSIMRIVKVRTIDYTRLQNVYWLIDELTGPDGPGDVDEAREKLGVILTTPHPYRRWMVTAGKALLAAGVVVIFDVSFVLVLVAAASAAISDVLTRRLERLSVPAFFAQIAAAGVITVIAVFMFWLRSVGIDIPGSNSPTVIVISGIIMLLSGVGLTSAASDAIGGYYVTATARGLEVMMMTVGLAVGISIVLSISLRLGIPVAVGDSLGDSRSVVSGMVGSAIIAIGFALASYVRMRLLPIMAIGAALVFAVYWVVLPLVSSPGLAPAIAGTAAGIVSYLLYRWLKVPEGATNMVGIIALLPGLALYRGIYALMDSEFGVTEALPSMVMALATGLGLAAGTTIGGFIARRTFGFDRSAMLALKRSRTPR; from the coding sequence GTGAGTAAGGGCAAAGACTCCCGCATGCGGGCATATCGACAACGACTGGGGCGATCTCTCGTCGCGATGGCCGGGGGAGCCCTGCGCACCAATAATGCGCCCACCCAACTGCTCTCCATGCCCGGGCACGAACCGCAACTTTCGCAGCGTCACGCGCGCTCCGTAATCGACCTCTGCTTGCGTGCCGGTGAAGCGATGCTCGCGACCGGTGCCTCCGCTGCCGACGTTGTCGCCACCGTGCTGCGCCTCAGTACGGCGTACGGCGTCAGCGGGATGCACGTCGACATCACCTTCACCTCTCTTACTGTCTCTATTCACCGGGGGATGAACGAAGACCCCATGTCGATCATGCGCATTGTGAAAGTGCGCACCATTGACTACACGCGCCTGCAGAACGTGTACTGGCTCATCGACGAGCTCACGGGCCCCGACGGCCCCGGCGATGTGGATGAAGCGCGCGAGAAGCTTGGCGTAATTCTCACCACGCCCCACCCGTACCGGCGCTGGATGGTCACCGCCGGCAAGGCGCTCCTCGCGGCAGGTGTCGTTGTGATCTTCGACGTGAGCTTCGTGCTCGTGCTCGTGGCTGCAGCATCCGCCGCCATTTCAGATGTACTGACCCGGCGTCTGGAACGACTCTCGGTTCCCGCCTTCTTCGCTCAGATCGCGGCAGCGGGCGTTATCACCGTCATTGCGGTGTTCATGTTCTGGCTTCGATCGGTCGGCATCGATATTCCCGGATCGAACAGCCCCACCGTGATTGTGATCTCTGGCATCATCATGCTGCTTTCCGGTGTGGGGCTCACCTCTGCGGCCAGCGACGCGATCGGTGGCTACTACGTTACTGCCACCGCTCGCGGCCTCGAAGTGATGATGATGACCGTCGGCCTGGCCGTGGGAATCTCGATCGTGCTCAGCATTTCGCTGCGCCTCGGCATCCCCGTGGCGGTCGGGGATTCGCTCGGCGACAGTCGCAGTGTTGTCTCCGGCATGGTCGGCTCGGCCATCATCGCCATCGGCTTTGCTCTTGCCTCCTATGTGCGGATGCGCCTGCTCCCCATCATGGCGATTGGCGCCGCCCTCGTGTTCGCCGTCTACTGGGTAGTGCTGCCTCTGGTTTCCTCGCCCGGACTCGCCCCGGCCATCGCCGGAACCGCCGCCGGCATCGTGAGCTACCTGCTGTACCGCTGGCTGAAAGTGCCCGAAGGCGCCACCAATATGGTCGGCATCATTGCGCTGCTGCCCGGTCTCGCGCTGTACCGCGGCATTTACGCCCTGATGGACTCCGAATTCGGTGTCACCGAAGCGTTGCCTTCGATGGTGATGGCGCTAGCGACGGGCCTCGGGCTTGCGGCGGGAACAACCATTGGCGGCTTTATCGCTCGACGGACCTTCGGGTTCGACCGCTCGGCAATGCTTGCGTTGAAGCGGTCGCGTACGCCTCGATAA
- a CDS encoding spermidine synthase, producing MAISRFEELDFQETPMGELNLRRRREPTLDVDVYEVKLGEEYLMSSLFTVAEIALSDLGLAAASGEALRVVNGGLGLGYTAVAALADPRVASLEVIDALPAVIDWHNRGLLPVSAELTGDSRTTLTHADFFAVMRAQPTEPYDVILLDVDHSPRHQLDPSHADLYTVEGLRRVRAHLTAGGVFALWSDDPADDEFMERLGQVFENPTAHAVDFDNALTGGVSSNTVYVATKLA from the coding sequence ATGGCTATTTCCCGCTTCGAGGAGCTCGATTTTCAAGAAACCCCAATGGGCGAGCTCAACCTTCGTCGCCGGCGTGAGCCCACGCTCGACGTTGACGTGTATGAGGTGAAGCTGGGGGAGGAATACCTCATGTCGAGCCTGTTCACCGTTGCCGAAATTGCTCTTTCCGACCTGGGGCTTGCTGCGGCCAGCGGCGAGGCGCTTCGGGTTGTCAACGGCGGTCTCGGTCTCGGCTACACGGCGGTGGCAGCTCTTGCGGATCCGCGTGTTGCTTCGCTCGAAGTGATCGATGCTCTGCCCGCTGTGATCGATTGGCACAATCGAGGCCTGCTCCCGGTATCCGCGGAGCTCACTGGTGACAGCCGCACGACGCTCACCCACGCCGACTTCTTTGCCGTGATGCGTGCTCAACCGACCGAGCCGTATGACGTGATCTTGCTGGATGTCGACCATTCGCCGCGCCACCAACTCGATCCGAGCCACGCCGACCTCTATACCGTCGAGGGCCTTCGGCGTGTGCGGGCTCACCTCACGGCCGGCGGAGTCTTTGCGCTCTGGTCAGACGACCCTGCCGACGACGAGTTCATGGAGCGCTTAGGCCAGGTCTTCGAGAACCCAACCGCGCATGCAGTCGACTTTGATAATGCTCTGACCGGCGGGGTGTCATCCAACACCGTGTACGTCGCGACAAAACTCGCTTAG
- a CDS encoding SDR family oxidoreductase, giving the protein MDLTNRRGIITGAGQGIGQAIALEFAAKGAHLLLVGRTESTLQKTADLVKDAGGTSEILVQDLGQADGAQNVADAVKSWETVDLLVNNAGNVRAGRLEDATAEQAIAMIDLNLTAPVLLTQALLPQLRASGEAGGSLLLNISSEIALVAMPFYAVYAATKSGLAAFGEAMRRELHGTGVHVATVYPGATDTEMMSSQNADWTRRPVSDVVTQVMTGLAADEHEINASAPDGRGMQELNASDPLAVDAAMAPGLADMEAAVKDHNSI; this is encoded by the coding sequence ATGGACCTCACTAACCGCCGCGGAATCATCACCGGAGCTGGCCAAGGAATCGGCCAGGCCATCGCCCTCGAATTTGCCGCGAAGGGAGCACACCTGCTGCTCGTCGGGCGCACCGAATCCACACTGCAGAAGACCGCTGACCTCGTCAAGGACGCAGGGGGAACATCCGAAATCCTGGTTCAAGACTTGGGTCAGGCAGATGGCGCCCAGAACGTTGCTGACGCCGTGAAGTCGTGGGAGACCGTCGACCTTCTCGTGAACAACGCCGGTAACGTGCGCGCTGGTCGTCTCGAAGATGCCACCGCGGAGCAGGCCATCGCGATGATTGACCTCAACCTCACTGCGCCCGTGCTGCTTACCCAGGCACTGTTGCCGCAACTGCGCGCCAGCGGCGAAGCGGGCGGAAGCCTACTCCTGAACATCTCGAGCGAGATCGCTCTCGTCGCGATGCCGTTCTACGCCGTGTACGCGGCGACCAAGTCCGGTCTTGCCGCATTTGGTGAAGCGATGCGTCGCGAACTGCACGGTACCGGCGTGCATGTAGCCACGGTTTACCCGGGCGCCACGGACACCGAAATGATGAGCAGCCAGAACGCTGACTGGACCCGCCGCCCCGTCTCCGACGTTGTCACCCAGGTCATGACTGGTCTTGCCGCCGACGAGCACGAGATCAACGCTTCAGCGCCCGACGGCCGTGGAATGCAGGAGCTCAACGCTTCTGACCCGCTCGCTGTTGACGCCGCGATGGCTCCCGGGCTCGCAGACATGGAAGCTGCCGTGAAGGACCACAACAGCATCTAG
- a CDS encoding CsbD family protein, with translation MSASDKIENAAEDFAGKAKEAAGKATDNEKLEAEGHADQTKASLKQAGENVKDAVSE, from the coding sequence ATGAGCGCATCAGACAAAATCGAAAACGCTGCCGAAGACTTCGCCGGCAAGGCCAAAGAGGCCGCAGGCAAGGCCACCGACAACGAGAAGCTTGAGGCCGAAGGCCACGCTGACCAGACGAAAGCGAGCCTGAAGCAGGCTGGCGAGAACGTCAAAGACGCGGTATCCGAGTAG
- a CDS encoding response regulator transcription factor, with translation MTAVQIALVNDYEVVAREVVGMLRAYQNRIRVVELDLNKRVDDVVDIALYDTFAGTQGDRAAVRDLAANPRVSAVVVYSWNLDPTHVATVMSNGANGYISKGLPAAKLVAALEAIRAGGERIHLGGASVSAVAVGDWPGREEGLTEREAEVLALITQGLTNVEIAERTHLSINSIKTYIRSCYRTIGATSRTNAVLWGIEHGFRPDRVRIEHPEPTPGSVDVAVNA, from the coding sequence ATGACTGCTGTACAGATCGCTCTCGTCAACGACTACGAAGTTGTCGCCCGCGAAGTAGTGGGGATGCTCCGCGCCTACCAGAACCGCATCCGCGTCGTTGAGCTCGACCTCAATAAGCGCGTCGACGACGTGGTGGATATCGCCCTCTACGACACCTTTGCGGGCACCCAGGGAGACCGGGCGGCGGTGCGTGACCTTGCCGCCAACCCCCGGGTCAGCGCGGTCGTTGTGTACTCGTGGAACCTCGACCCGACCCACGTCGCTACGGTGATGAGCAACGGGGCCAACGGCTACATCTCAAAAGGGCTGCCGGCGGCCAAACTGGTGGCCGCTCTCGAAGCGATCCGTGCCGGCGGCGAACGGATTCATCTTGGTGGCGCGAGCGTCTCTGCTGTCGCTGTGGGCGATTGGCCCGGGCGTGAAGAAGGCTTGACCGAACGCGAAGCGGAAGTGTTAGCTCTCATCACTCAGGGCCTCACGAATGTGGAGATAGCCGAACGCACTCACCTCTCGATCAACTCAATCAAGACTTACATTCGTAGCTGCTACCGAACCATTGGTGCCACGAGTCGCACCAACGCGGTGCTGTGGGGGATCGAACACGGCTTCCGCCCCGATCGCGTCAGAATCGAGCATCCGGAACCGACACCCGGCAGCGTGGATGTCGCTGTTAACGCATGA
- a CDS encoding FHA domain-containing protein — MTTSTRLDIDLAFSLVEPILDDADAESSSNGKSTASSLETETMTGTVTASGTDIEVFSSNPELFLQARSVKVKEARIVAKALAERGLTVSLSGPLGLIARIGAIKPSVAQRVLTGSPHIALGSRAALTPMLRRRNAAAPAGPRMQFPPGTLFPLIPTFDRTIRRKVTTTHYAPGAGRPRLFFVVGSENWNGQMPREFELRSDVTTIGSSSAADLQLPGLDSIHAEIRHDEDDEYVLRSFGAVGGGSRPLTGQEAGSRTLRTGALMEMGQWRIGFFREEYADHGRPFGGRIGGEMGHQKPQPGRHRAEAEPVVLPEGPEVPETR; from the coding sequence ATGACTACCTCAACGAGGCTCGACATCGATCTGGCGTTCTCGCTCGTCGAACCGATTCTTGACGATGCGGATGCTGAGTCCTCGAGTAACGGGAAGTCGACCGCGTCCTCGCTCGAGACCGAAACGATGACGGGCACGGTCACTGCGAGCGGCACCGACATCGAGGTGTTCTCGAGCAATCCGGAGCTCTTTCTGCAGGCGCGATCCGTCAAGGTGAAGGAAGCGCGCATTGTGGCGAAGGCTTTGGCTGAACGCGGGCTCACCGTCTCGCTGTCAGGGCCGCTCGGGCTGATCGCCCGCATCGGCGCTATCAAGCCGTCAGTGGCTCAGCGCGTGCTCACGGGGTCACCTCACATTGCGTTGGGAAGCCGCGCCGCTCTCACCCCTATGCTGCGTCGGCGCAACGCTGCTGCTCCGGCAGGCCCGCGGATGCAGTTTCCTCCCGGAACGCTGTTTCCGCTCATTCCGACCTTTGACCGCACGATTCGCCGCAAGGTCACGACGACGCACTACGCGCCGGGAGCAGGGCGGCCACGCTTGTTCTTCGTTGTGGGTTCTGAAAACTGGAACGGGCAGATGCCGCGTGAATTCGAGCTGCGGTCGGATGTGACAACCATCGGTTCGTCGTCGGCCGCAGATCTGCAGTTGCCCGGCCTCGATTCCATTCACGCCGAGATTCGCCACGACGAGGACGACGAGTACGTTCTTCGCTCGTTCGGCGCCGTCGGCGGCGGCTCTCGACCGCTTACGGGTCAAGAAGCCGGCTCTCGCACATTGCGCACCGGCGCGCTCATGGAAATGGGCCAGTGGCGCATCGGCTTCTTCCGGGAAGAGTACGCCGACCATGGTCGACCCTTCGGCGGTCGTATCGGCGGAGAGATGGGTCACCAGAAGCCCCAGCCCGGGCGGCATCGCGCAGAAGCCGAACCGGTTGTGCTGCCGGAAGGACCAGAGGTCCCTGAGACGCGCTAA
- a CDS encoding thioredoxin family protein translates to MNAVETLFVLVGLVAFATVLGLVWRARTGRIKRTATTGSSAAAAAGSAAASEDNRIVIDGVAPFGSRVTLLQFSTEACAICPTVRTQLSALAAEFDDGTGSVVHVEVDVTSRPEIANRFNLLQSPTTFILDGNDELHARIGGAPKINDLRAELGRMLAPALV, encoded by the coding sequence GTGAACGCTGTGGAAACCCTGTTTGTGCTGGTCGGCCTCGTAGCTTTCGCCACCGTGCTCGGCCTGGTGTGGCGTGCCCGCACCGGTCGCATCAAGCGCACGGCCACCACCGGCTCGAGCGCTGCCGCTGCAGCTGGATCAGCCGCCGCATCCGAAGACAACCGCATCGTGATCGACGGCGTCGCTCCCTTCGGCAGCCGCGTCACGCTGCTCCAATTCTCGACCGAAGCCTGCGCAATCTGCCCCACCGTTCGCACCCAGTTGAGCGCCCTCGCCGCGGAATTCGATGACGGAACCGGCTCAGTCGTTCACGTCGAGGTGGATGTCACTTCGCGTCCCGAAATCGCCAACCGCTTCAACCTGTTGCAGTCGCCGACCACGTTCATCCTCGACGGCAACGACGAGCTGCACGCCCGCATCGGCGGAGCCCCCAAGATCAACGACCTCCGTGCCGAACTGGGCCGGATGCTCGCTCCCGCGCTCGTCTAA
- a CDS encoding DUF4395 domain-containing protein — translation MTTPHTNAAGAAELSASKAALAAKPGQAGIDPRGPRFGAAITAVLLLTVIGFGLDGAAALPATLAERATQPAFLLLAAITALFAWGAFAGIQRHPYGLFFKAAIRPRLSAPSHLENPAPPTFSQGVGLFVTVIGVVLHLAAVPYALVVAAAFAFIAAFLNSVFDYCLGCQLYMLLVRAGLIGRGSNRSAA, via the coding sequence ATGACTACGCCCCACACGAACGCCGCCGGAGCGGCTGAGCTCTCTGCGTCGAAAGCTGCCCTCGCGGCGAAGCCCGGCCAGGCCGGCATCGATCCCCGTGGTCCGCGCTTCGGCGCTGCGATCACCGCTGTGCTGCTGCTCACGGTGATCGGCTTTGGCCTCGATGGTGCCGCAGCGCTTCCGGCAACACTCGCCGAGCGCGCCACCCAGCCCGCGTTCCTCCTCCTGGCCGCCATCACGGCGCTTTTCGCCTGGGGCGCTTTCGCGGGCATCCAGCGTCACCCCTACGGTCTCTTCTTCAAGGCGGCGATACGTCCGCGCTTGAGCGCACCGAGTCACCTCGAAAACCCGGCCCCGCCTACGTTCTCGCAGGGCGTCGGCCTCTTCGTCACGGTCATCGGCGTTGTGCTGCACCTCGCCGCCGTGCCCTACGCTCTCGTCGTTGCCGCGGCGTTCGCGTTCATCGCCGCGTTCCTTAACTCGGTGTTCGACTACTGCCTCGGCTGCCAGCTCTACATGCTGCTCGTGCGCGCCGGCCTGATCGGTCGCGGGAGCAACCGCTCCGCCGCGTAG
- a CDS encoding EcsC family protein, protein MTSPSEYELIAWRHVQDFKGRAISRTARKAGEKVVEGVNAFGKNASSYLESHPKTQSAVARGQNIVGAGISAAGSGFRTVADAIPEGVTDWSGSAFDSIRNTTARVSRAGLSPKRVMARHRKRGHDVSAFADLRRLDLEQIDIVRGRGASWYYPATAALSGMGAGLVISGGEMVTVASAGAAAAPSGAAVVGAFAGDAAIVLGLASRSVGHVSMFYGYDPEEPAEKLFIMSVVNAGSALSATTKTAAMADISRLTQALVRGKSWEVLNASIVSRVSAAFAKQFGFRLTKQGLGKVVPAAGILIGGTLNWSTLEGIVDAADVAYRRRFLLEKYPHLAHDENSDFVVHENEESEDVDDHSISVLDDLADAGGPDLR, encoded by the coding sequence ATGACATCACCTTCGGAATACGAATTGATCGCGTGGCGACACGTTCAAGATTTTAAGGGGCGCGCCATTTCGCGCACGGCCAGAAAAGCCGGCGAGAAAGTTGTAGAGGGAGTCAACGCTTTCGGAAAAAATGCTTCCAGCTACCTTGAGAGCCACCCGAAGACACAATCAGCTGTTGCACGCGGACAAAACATCGTCGGCGCGGGCATCTCAGCAGCCGGAAGCGGGTTCCGAACCGTGGCCGACGCGATACCTGAGGGCGTCACTGATTGGAGCGGTTCCGCCTTCGACTCAATTCGCAACACCACTGCCCGCGTCTCGCGAGCAGGATTGTCTCCCAAAAGGGTAATGGCACGCCACCGCAAGCGCGGACATGACGTGAGTGCATTTGCAGACCTGCGCCGTCTCGATTTGGAGCAGATTGATATCGTGCGCGGTCGTGGCGCTTCCTGGTACTACCCGGCGACCGCGGCTCTTTCGGGCATGGGAGCTGGACTCGTAATATCCGGGGGTGAGATGGTCACAGTGGCTTCGGCTGGCGCAGCAGCTGCCCCTTCAGGAGCGGCAGTCGTCGGCGCTTTCGCTGGCGATGCAGCTATCGTTCTGGGTCTCGCGTCGCGGTCCGTAGGACACGTCTCAATGTTCTACGGCTACGACCCCGAGGAGCCCGCCGAAAAACTATTCATTATGTCTGTCGTGAATGCCGGATCAGCGTTATCCGCAACCACTAAAACCGCGGCAATGGCCGACATTTCGCGTCTGACTCAGGCGCTCGTGCGGGGGAAATCCTGGGAAGTACTTAATGCGTCGATCGTCTCAAGAGTCTCAGCCGCATTTGCTAAACAATTCGGTTTCCGACTAACGAAACAAGGACTGGGAAAAGTTGTTCCAGCAGCCGGGATATTGATTGGCGGCACTCTTAATTGGTCGACGCTTGAAGGTATCGTGGATGCGGCCGATGTAGCTTACCGTCGGCGTTTTTTACTCGAAAAATATCCACATCTTGCTCATGATGAAAATTCAGACTTTGTCGTTCACGAGAATGAGGAATCAGAGGATGTCGACGATCACTCGATTAGCGTGCTGGATGACCTCGCCGATGCAGGAGGACCTGATCTGCGCTAG